One window of Ostrinia nubilalis chromosome W unlocalized genomic scaffold, ilOstNubi1.1 SUPER_W_unloc_1, whole genome shotgun sequence genomic DNA carries:
- the LOC135087334 gene encoding uncharacterized protein LOC135087334: protein MKTCSACNLDVNNEDYIECSKCDGVYHLLCLNVQQGLTPDATTKWLCPLCMSKQPKVDNSAHPARPSTPTAQAEISFNVTRRKAPGKSELSVSTNKDDYIRRSELRELLREEMLNLMKTNNAELRSTLSTFSERITNLNTSIEFMSDKFDKMTEGLQQQQQEIIILKKENACLRTEVNSLSSKLHQLDQLSRASTLEIQCVPDKKTENVLQIVKQLGRTVNCTINDQDIHYCSRIAKINPNSTRPRSIIAKLSSPRLRDTVLSAVSRYNKENPQNKLSTADFGFNPENKTPVFVLESLSYENKQLHAAARQRGKELNFKFVWVRAGRIYMRKNETSEAIFIRNASALDKIQ from the coding sequence ATGAAGACTTGCTCGGCGTGTAATTTAGACGTAAACAATGAGGACTACATTGAATGCTCGAAATGCGACGGAGTTTATCACCTCTTGTGTCTCAATGTGCAGCAAGGTCTTACTCCTGATGCGACCACGAAGTGGCTGTGCCCACTATGCATGAGTAAACAACCGAAAGTCGACAATTCTGCACATCCTGCACGCCCGTCTACACCTACGGCGCAGGCTGAGATATCGTTCAACGTCACTCGACGCAAAGCACCAGGCAAGTCGGAGTTAAGTGTTTCAACAAACAAAGATGACTACATACGACGGTCCGAGCTCAGAGAACTGCTGCGTGAAGAAATGCTAAACCTCATGAAGACAAATAATGCTGAACTAAGGTCCACCCTCAGCACATTTTCTGAGAGAATTACTAACCTCAATACGTCAATCGAGTTTATGAGTGATAAGTTTGACAAAATGACCGAGGGACTTCAGCAACAACAACAAGAAATAATCATTCTAAAGAAAGAAAACGCTTGTCTACGCACAGAAGTGAACAGTCTCAGCAGTAAATTACACCAATTGGACCAACTATCGCGCGCCTCGACCTTAGAAATACAATGTGTTCCcgacaaaaaaactgagaatGTTCTGCAAATTGTCAAACAGCTGGGGCGCACCGTTAACTGCACTATTAATGACCAAGACATACACTACTGCTCTCGGATAGCCAAGATTAACCCCAACAGCACTAGACCACGCTCAATTATTGCTAAACTCAGTTCACCTAGACTGCGTGACACCGTGTTGTCTGCGGTCTCACGATACAACAAGGAAAACCCGCAGAACAAGCTAAGCACAGCGGATTTTGGCTTCAACCCCGAGAATAAGACACCTGTTTTTGTTTTGGAAAGCCTGTCCTACGAGAATAAGCAACTTCATGCCGCTGCCAGGCAACGCGGCAAGGAGTTAAACTTCAAGTTTGTGTGGGTTCGTGCGGGAAGAATCTATATGAGAAAAAACGAAACAAGTGAAGCTATCTTTATCCGTAACGCCTCTGCACTTGATAAAATACAGTGA